In one Drosophila albomicans strain 15112-1751.03 chromosome X, ASM965048v2, whole genome shotgun sequence genomic region, the following are encoded:
- the LOC117577934 gene encoding uncharacterized protein LOC117577934, whose translation MQPTSSRFFGCLWKQQLSSMMRRQLQLQKITSRQLASKGGRNKVKMMSQRETSTQTRTPTPNLAHNPMHPAHPMRRETNMWKDPLSTDTKWLSARDPRRYRPDFGQTEPHSLRKQFMRSPDERTRDAMTRDWEAATQLNEIGRRQAQLVAQQRHHDKMYKQLDKSEATSRLGQSRSKYAAKQQRHHAADQRSNED comes from the coding sequence ATGCAACCAACATCATCGCGGTTCTTCGGCTGTTTGTGGAAGCAGCAGCTCTCATCGATGATGCGTCgtcaactgcaattgcagaaGATCACCTCACGTCAATTGGCATCGAAGGGCGGCCGCAATAAGGTGAAAATGATGTCACAACGCGAGACTTCGACTCAGACTCGGACTCCGACTCCAAATCTGGCTCATAATCCAATGCATCCGGCGCATCCAATGAGGCGCGAGACGAACATGTGGAAGGATCCCCTGAGCACGGACACCAAGTGGTTGAGCGCCCGCGATCCCCGTCGCTATAGACCAGACTTTGGCCAAACCGAGCCACATTCGTTGCGCAAACAATTCATGCGCAGTCCCGACGAACGCACTCGCGACGCGATGACTCGCGATTGGGAGGCGGCGACTCAATTGAATGAGATCGGTCGCCGTCAGGCGCAGTTGGTCGCTCAGCAGCGCCATCACGATAAGATGTACAAGCAGTTGGACAAAAGTGAAGCGACTTCTCGACTTGGACAATCTCGATCCAAATATGCGGCCAAGCAGCAGCGTCATCATGCAGCTGACCAACGATCCAACGAGGATTAG